The proteins below come from a single Rhizobium tropici CIAT 899 genomic window:
- a CDS encoding HoxN/HupN/NixA family nickel/cobalt transporter, which yields MILNPFDDRAEKPRAKIAFTFALLIAFNIAAWIWAWVAFADRPSLLGIALLAYMFGLRHAFDADHIAAIDNVVRKLIQEKKQPYAVGFFFSLGHSSIVVIASILIAATAAAMQSQLDSFHDIGGVIGTTVSAVFLLLIGMANLLVLKGVWSAFRRAQRGERIAEEDLDTLLAGGGFLARIFRPMFKVVTRSWHMYPIGFLFGLGFDTATEIGLLGISAAQAAQGMSFWTILVFPALFTAGMSLMDTLDSTLMTGAYGWAFVKPVRKLWYNLTITAASVVVAVFIGGIEALGLIADKLGLEGGFWSFIGELNDNLANFGFAVVGIFLLSWLVSTVLYKAGGYDNLQINRS from the coding sequence ATGATTCTCAATCCATTTGACGATCGCGCGGAAAAGCCGAGAGCGAAGATCGCCTTCACCTTCGCGCTGCTGATCGCTTTCAATATTGCCGCTTGGATCTGGGCCTGGGTCGCCTTTGCAGACCGCCCGTCTTTGCTTGGCATTGCGCTTCTTGCCTATATGTTCGGCCTACGCCACGCTTTCGATGCCGATCACATCGCCGCCATCGACAATGTCGTGCGCAAGCTCATTCAGGAAAAGAAGCAGCCCTATGCCGTCGGCTTTTTCTTCTCGCTCGGTCATTCCTCTATCGTCGTAATCGCCTCGATCCTGATTGCCGCGACGGCAGCTGCCATGCAGAGCCAGCTCGATTCGTTCCATGATATCGGCGGCGTCATCGGTACGACGGTTTCGGCTGTTTTTCTGCTGCTGATCGGTATGGCCAATCTCCTCGTCCTGAAGGGCGTGTGGTCGGCCTTCAGAAGAGCGCAGAGGGGTGAGCGGATCGCCGAGGAAGATCTCGATACGCTGCTTGCCGGCGGCGGCTTCCTGGCGCGCATCTTCCGGCCCATGTTCAAGGTCGTAACCCGCTCCTGGCACATGTATCCGATCGGCTTCCTTTTCGGCCTCGGCTTCGATACCGCAACGGAAATCGGGCTCCTAGGGATTTCCGCCGCTCAAGCCGCGCAGGGCATGTCCTTCTGGACCATACTCGTCTTTCCGGCGCTATTTACCGCCGGCATGTCGCTGATGGACACTCTCGACAGCACGCTGATGACAGGCGCCTATGGCTGGGCCTTCGTCAAGCCGGTGCGCAAGCTCTGGTACAATCTGACCATTACCGCGGCTTCGGTCGTCGTCGCCGTCTTCATCGGCGGCATCGAGGCTTTGGGGCTCATCGCCGACAAACTCGGCCTCGAAGGCGGCTTCTGGAGCTTCATCGGCGAACTTAATGACAATCTCGCCAATTTCGGCTTCGCCGTCGTCGGCATTTTCCTTTTGAGCTGGCTGGTTTCGACGGTGCTCTATAAAGCCGGAGGCTACGACAACTTGCAGATCAATCGCTCATGA
- a CDS encoding rhodanese-like domain-containing protein, whose translation MSLVSEIPTADPSLVAEHYAKRLGFETDCSDVHQSMKSGNVDFVLLDVRGPAMFQEKHIPAAINLPHGKMTARKMAEWPDDTLFVVYCAGPHCNGTDKAAWRLGTLGKRVKVMIGGMTGWADEGYPFEKG comes from the coding sequence AACCGCAGATCCCAGTCTCGTCGCCGAGCACTATGCCAAGAGGCTTGGCTTCGAAACCGATTGCTCCGACGTCCACCAGTCCATGAAGTCAGGCAATGTCGACTTCGTCCTGCTCGATGTCCGCGGCCCTGCCATGTTCCAGGAGAAGCATATCCCGGCTGCGATCAATCTGCCGCATGGCAAGATGACCGCGAGGAAGATGGCGGAATGGCCAGACGATACCCTGTTCGTCGTCTATTGCGCCGGGCCGCATTGCAATGGCACTGACAAGGCTGCTTGGCGCCTGGGCACGCTCGGCAAGCGCGTGAAGGTCATGATCGGCGGCATGACCGGCTGGGCCGATGAAGGTTATCCGTTCGAGAAGGGCTGA